The DNA sequence atctgcagcaggaagcctgccgcagatcacagaacgGGAGTGCTACACCCCCACCTTAacgaggggccctttaggggcccctgtgggctgcagggccctcagccgaggcccaacctggccgccctttggcgctggccctgactGTGGTGTCTCATtgactaagaacaatggaagacaggaataggctgatttcttaccaaatgggcagaaaactgcctccacatttgccTTGTATCtttggatccacaagggctacagacttttttttaaatgaacgctgggaatctgggccacctaatgggctaagtgggcaccgGGTACCctggctagaatctgggtaaaacccggctaactgggcaatatggcaaccctatgtatggtgtgaatgtggcctcagtaaCCACACCCAGCTGTTACAGTGTGTGAATTATGGGGCTAAATCAGAGATGTGGTTGTGAAATCTCCCTCCCCCACACATATCCCTGCCCTTTCTTTTTAGAAATGAAGGACTATACACCTGGAcacacactcctcctcccttcaaGCTTCCTCGTGTCCTCTGGGTGTAATGAGTGCGGGGGCCAGATTTCTGCTCTGAGAGACTCCTGGAATTCTGCAACTCTGGAACTGTAATTGGGGGGGGTCATATATTTACAGAGGGCATGAATGGGTGAAGGTAATTGGTATTGGGGCAAGCACAGGAAAAAGACTGGGtgtagggatggtgtagaatattcacaaaatcaTATCTGGTATCGAATTCTGGGTAAAGCCACAAGTTCATCTCAttgaacaggctcccactctttgatTGCATTTGCAGCTGTTAGTGACAccgcaatttttaaaaaaagtcggCTGCAAGAATTACGTAATTATGTAATCTGCtgaatacattatataaatatacagcagcataagaaaTAACATAGAAAATCACATAATTTTTCCGAAAAAAATAATGGGGGGGAAAAAGGAGAACCAGGAATCGCGATGACTAGCGGAACACAATTTACGgtgaataggaactggcagcccatttgttGAATTGAAAAACAGAACAGAATCAGATAGCGAATCCCAGACCTAAAGGGGGAAAGAACACAGTTGTGCATCAAGGAAGGGATGGGGCAGAAGGAAGTCAGCAAGAGGGAGCAGCCTCGCTTACAGAAGCCCCATCCAAAATACACTGGGGACCACTTCATTACAGTTACCCCCAACCCCCCTTTCTAagtttatagaataatctggccaggcttgaatgctgctttctgcttgtcTGTCAccgtcaccatttgactgtcctttctcaccatCAGAGATAGTGCGTGAATTTCTGAACTCAGTATCTACacttttatctcctgctgctaccaaactgcttgatgctgcagatgggatgctatcgtcaggattcactgtctcttctgcagttacaaaATTCTCACTCTACAACTCGTCTTGACTTTTTGAAGTGGGAAAACTAATAAAGGCTCGCTGCAATTGACACTCACtggggcctgcataactgactcagaaagccctaTAGAAATATAGAAAAACACAAAGTCTTTAAAACTGCTGGGTGCACAGGGTTacccccacacacatgcacacgctttTTCTGGGGGCTTTTTGCTGCTAGTTTCAGACAAAGTAGGAAAGGAcatggaagcatgttagaagactcttctcagtagccaacacacttcccttccatgctgattagctcacaagatgctggaaacataagggaccctgctgggacctgcctccccaaaatgtaaggggtctaagaccccctcaagaccctggacgaccacACCACTGCTGGAATCCTCTCCCAACACACCTACCCCCCAATGGATGTAATCTCAGCTGAAAATTGCATTCTGCTTTCTCAGTTGAAGCGCTTGTTTACCATCATGTGGACTAGGAACCTTTTTGCCAAATCTTCATCCATCTGCCTCTGGGCCCTCTTCCAAGTAATTTTGTGCACATCTTACAAAGGGGGGACATGATTCAGAGCCACAGACTCTTGTttcttgcaaaagaaaaaaaaacagcagcACTGATGGACTCCCATCCCTAACGGGGGGGGTTTGAACCCTCTCTTACGCTATCAAATGTAAGGCCAAATGAAACTAATCCCCTGCCATGGTGGCATGATGGCTTTCGGGTGTATTCCTGTGGCAAAAAAAGCTGACCCCCAAATCTGACATCCCCCACCGCCCTGAGGCCATCAAGGCACCTCCTTCCCTTACCTTGTATTCTACACTGACAGTCTCCACGTTTTTGAAAATTTCATCATAATAATCCCGCTTATTATAGTAGTCCAAGGCAAGATCTGCTAAGTCATCTTCTGTCAGTCCTGCCAGGGACGGTCTTATTGCCTCCCTTGCTTCAGATGATGATGACCCCATCTGCTCCACCTCGCCTGGCTTTTCCAAAGGAGGCTCTTCCTCCTCAGTCCCCCACGCCGGCTGCCCCAGAAGCAGGGCCCACCCAAGGAGCAGCGGCAAACACAGCCGGGAAGCGAACATTGTGGCAAGGATCTGCTGGGACTCAGAGGCTGCCTGGCTGGAGGGGAAGTGCCCGCAGATATAGGGAGGAAGAAGGCCCCGCCCCCTGGTGGCTCCGCCCCCAGCTGGAAGGGTCCCGCCCCCCACAAAGACACGTCCACACGCCAGCAAGATCGGAGAGGTGAAACCTTGTCGAGTCCCACAACAACCCAGGACAGACCCATGTCGTGCCTTCAAGGGCAACCTTTGAGAAATCCTTGCGCTCCTCCGATTCCAACTTTCCAACTTTCACGTTGTGTACTAATCCAAGAGAAACAGGCCTGGGGAGATTACGGTCTTGGCTCTCTCTTCTTCCCAGCTAGTCCTCCGGGACCCTGCAGTTCAGTTATCTGGGATGCCCTGAGGCGAGGGGGCAGTCCAAGctgtggtgggggtgggtggCTGGTAGGCCACGAAGGAATGCCTGGAACAGGAACTGAAAGTTGGATTTTTCACTTCCAGCTGACTCCATAGTATTCCCATAGGTTTATGGAGTGTGTAAATCAGATTGTTCTGCATGCCTCAGCAGGCCTTCTAGACTGTTTTGTATCCAGAATGTTTTCCAGaatggtgtgcgtgtgtgtgtgtaaatgcatcaaaaccagaaccttcctGGCCGCACTTTTAAATGTAACCACTCCCTCACTGCCAAATTCTGCAACAGGAATGAATGTATTCAGATTTACCAACGAAGTCCTTTAGGGTTCTGTTTTTAATTCTGGAAGTAACGTAAAGGGAAATGAACTTTAACAAACTTTCTCCAGCCCCCAGAACGAGATGAAAAGAGGTGAAAAGTCTACATTAAGagatttaaaatgtaaaaacactTTCCTGTCAGGGACACCAATGAGGACATGCAATAAAGCTTCTTGAGGCTTTGGCCGTGACCGTTTCAGGGGCTGCCATCAAACCAAAAGGTGGCAGGGCTACTGAGCTTCTTGGGACATAGAAACCCAGAGCTGGCCCATCTCCTTGAGATCACCTGAGGTTTCTCTTGGCTCCTGGGATGTTTGTTAATCAGGTACCTCTGAAGCTTTTGAAGAGGGGTCCCTGCCAGTTCCTTGCCAACTAAAACCCTGCTGGGTTGCCCCTTTCAGAAGGGGAGCTCCTTGTTAATTGTTTAAAAGCACTGAAAAACAAGACTGTTCTCATCTCTGTCCTTTGCCTCCAGATGAGTTGCGTTTTGATGTTCTGCCATGGTCATTTTTTAATAGCGCTTGACTTCCCCTGAGCTTATCTCGGTTGTTGACCTTGGCAGTGAGGACATGCAGGGCTGGGGGACAGGAGGAGCTGTGCGCACAGAGGCAGGGGACTGGGTGGGCCAGGCAGAGGTGGATGGTTGAAGTGAGGACAGCAAATGGGCTTCTGCTTAGAGGACTACTGAACcacagtgctgagagttgccagtgtgtgtgtgtgtggggggttcaCAGAAGACCGAGAGACAGGATTAGGAAAGGATTGTGCCTTGCTGGTAGAGCAGCTGAATTACATGCAAGAGGTCCTGTTAGGTGCAACCTCTGGAGAACTGGAAGGACCCCTTCCCGGAACTCTGGgcagccgctgccaatcagtgtagattaaatcagggttggggaacatcTGTGCCCCTCccgatggtgttggactccaccccccttcagtcccagccagcatggcaaatggccaggaTTATGGGAGCTTGAATcccccagcatctggagggccacaggttccccacacgtgCTCTAGAGGATGAATAAGATGCCTTGTATTgagcctgcatgcaaagcatcttctctcccactgagctatggtcctcctCCTAAAATGAAATAAggctccagtcctcatggttctgaataaaggccTGATTTAGATAGGAGCATAGAACCTGCTTTACACTGAGTAAAatattggtccatttagttcagtattatACCTTGCTGGGGTGGGGGCCCTGTGCTTCTCAAgacgctgttggactccaactcccatcagccccagcggtGAGGCCAATGTCActgatgataggagttggagtccagcaccatctggagggcaccacgttgactGCTGCTAGTATAGACAGCAGTGAGCAAGGTGGAGCCACTGTCAGACTCAGCAGATAATGTTCCTAGGATTTGTAACCACCCAGTTTCATTCCTTAAAGCTTTCCTCCTAATCCTAGATATATGGAGAGAGGATGCTGGAGGTTATTACTTTTTGGGAGTGAGAATCTTTGTGTCTGCTGATTTTTCCTCAGATTGTACACATttcctgctttttgttttttttaatgattactaataattaataattaaattggattaattatttaatttaaatcATTAACTTGGATAAATAATCCAAAAGTGCACCCGAAGTTTACATAAAAAAAGAACATTACAATAATATACAACATAGAAGAGTAAGTAGATCCCCCCCTAAAAAATGTGGGGGGAAATGCGCTTTTGTGTGGAGTTGCTTGTGACTGCAGATTGAATTTATTGTTAGGGGTAAATTTTTAAGTCTTCCTCTCCTGAAGCTGCGTGGAAAAATCTCTGCACATGCTTCCTACTGCTTCTCATTGACCAGGCTCCTCAGTCCTGATGCTGAATTGCTTTCCAAGTTAAGCATTAGGTTTCTTTAGGTTtacagagctgggggggggggctcttcctTTCATAGGAACCATGATCATTGCCTGCAGCTGCTGAGCGTGTCTGGTGTCCGATgtcaaagaggaaggccaactgGGGGTACTGTAATGGTGCTTTGAGAGTTTTCCCAGAATTTCAAGCTGAAATACTTTGAAACTTATTGAATGCATGAAGGAGCAGAAAGGATTTTTCAAAGGTGAAAAATCCATcttcaaggacccattccaggCATTCTTTTGTGGCCTACCAGCCATCCACCACCACAGCTTAGACTGCCCCCTCGCCTCAGGGCATCCCAGATAACTGAACTGCAGGGTCCCGGAGGACTAGCTGGGAAGAAGAGAGAGCCAAGACCGTAATCTCCCCAGGCCTGTTTCTCTTGGATTAGTACACAACGTGAAAGGTGTTGGAATCGGAggagcacaaggatttctcaaAGGTTGCCCTTGAAGGCACGACATGGGTCTGTCCTGGGTTGTTGTGGGACTCGACAAGGTTTCACCTCTCCGATCTTGCTGGCGTGTGGACGTGTCTTTGTGAGGGGCGGGACCCTTCCAGCTGGGGGCGGAGCCACCAGGGGGCGGGGCCTTCTTCCTCCCTATATCTGCAGGCACTTCCCCTCCAGCCAGGCAGCCTCTGAGTCCCAGCAGATCCTTGCCACAATGTTCGCTTCCCGGCTGTGTTTGCCGCTGCTCCTTGGGTGGGCCCTGCTTCTGGGGCAGCCGGCGTGGGGGACTGAGGAGGAAGAGCCTCCTTTGGGAGAGCCAAGCGAGGTGGAGCAGTCACTTCCGGAAGAGGATCTGTTGATGCTAAGGAGCCCCTGGGACTCGGATGAACATGTGGCGAGGATGGCTACTGCTCAGTTAAGATATATGCAAGAGGAAGCAGCCtaccagccactgccagtctctcATTACATGAAGCAGATGGCAGTGGCTGAGCTTAACAAGGGAAACCGGTATGGTGAGCATTTCTTCAAGCATTTGGAGGACACCCAGATTGACGTCAAGGTGAGGGGAGCAGACGCCAGGCAAGATTCCGCAGGGGAGGCCTTTGGGAGGGAACATCTTTGGGGACCTTCTGGCCTTCCTTTCTCCTGATGGCAAAGGAGAGCTTAAATACAATGTGGAGGCAGAAAGCACACCTGGTCTTATCTCTGTGTGGAGGGGCCCTCTAGTGTCCGGGGGGGGGTTGTCGGTGCAACtgaactcccatcctcccttgaatgccagcctttgccaatctggtgcattccagatgttttggacaacagctcccatcattctgaaggaagtggtagtccaaaacgtctggagagcacaggttggcaaaggctgctctgcaCATTTCCTTGGCTGTGGCTCTTTTCCATGGGGTCATGACCTCTGATACATAGATAGGAGGATGGTGTTTACGGATGCTTGCCAAAGCTGCTAGCCAGGCCTGGCCAAGCCTTTGTCTACAGGCAAATGGTTTGGCCAGAATAGCCAGTGGATGATTTCCCAGGAGCCAGGAAATAGGTGCAGGGTTCAACGTCTGGATGGGGTCAATGGCAGATCACACCACCATCACAGCCAAGGACAACATAATCTGGTGCTGTGAatgacagagaaaaaataaaacatctttggaGCCTTATTGAGAGAGAAAGTGGGAGACACAATGTTCCAGTGTGTGGTGGCGGCTTTAATGTTTGTCGAAGTGCGACCTCTGCTCAACTCGTATGTTTGTAAATAAACCCAGATATTACAAAAATGCCATTAGCCTCATCTGATCTCTCCTTCCAGACTAATCCAAATCTGATTCAGAACTTGTCTAAATTGTAACAGACAACTTCTTGCTATGTAAGGGAATGGGGCTTGGATGCCATTAAACTCCCCCATCCCACTTACTCTGTTTTCTGTTCTTGTCCAAATCCCAATTACTTATTAAAAGACTATGATGATGATGCGTGTAAAGAGAAGAAAGTTTCCCTTAATCTGCCTTGTTCAGAAGTTTAGTTTCTAATCAGAGAATACTGGGGGCTGGAATCTAAGAGCAGAactccctcttcttcttcttcttcttcttcttcttcttgttattgttattgttattgttattgaatatttctatctcacccttcctcccagtaggagcccagggtggcaaacaaaagcacattaTACCCAGAAGACATGGAGAAATAAGTAAAACAAAATTACAAAGATCTGCTAGAGAAGCTGAAATGGGAGGTGGGGGCATCTGGGTGGctggaaaaaataaaagaagcatttCTCATCTAGGGGCTGGAGGGGACTACACCTAATTTGAACCCACATCCTCTGACCTGGCCCAATAAGCCACTTGTTGGAAGGGCTGAGTGGAATTACTTTGTGATGAGAGAAAGGCATTCTGCAGATGCTTAGATATCCTTCGTTTACGTTCATTCCAAAGTCAGCCCTATCCTAATGGAATATCTCCCGCACCCCACTTTGGGAAATGTTCGCATTGTTGGCCAGGAGACAGAGCTGTGTGGAGCCTAAGTTTGGAATGCGTCTTGTTCTTTGCTTCCAGAAAGCAAAGGGGGTTATGGCATACGTCAGGATGATTGTGGAGAAAACCAACTGCACAAGAGAGGATTTGAGCGGCGAGGATGGCCCCAGCATGTACACTAATCCGTACCTGGACAGCCAAAATTGTGCACTGCTGCCTGACTATGAAAAGCAGGTGAGATGACACAAGCAGCATTCTTTTGTAGTCAGGCTGCATTAGATGCCTTGCTCCACCTCTTGGGGGCAACACTGGTCCTTCCCTCTGCACCTGCAGCGATTGAACGACTGTCTCAGACAGAGCTCTTCCtccactcctgcctgaaatcttttCAACTGGAGAGGCCAGGAATCGAACCCGGggccttttccatgcaaagcatttgctctgcTAGGCAGCTACAGCCtcatggggtggggggtggggtacATGAGGCTGTGTCTCACTCTTGCTACGCGCACATGAGCAGAATTATGTCCAAAAGGGGCTCTTGCTCCTCACTGTAGGGCCTGAAAGACTTAAAAAGACAAAATGAGCAGGAGGTTTCTAGATAACAGTCCGCTTCCCTAGATGCTGAAATGAGTAATTACATGTGTGACTACGAAATCTATATTAGGGTAATATATTTaataggccaaccaaaatgtttcAAAACAGTTTGCAAGGCTTTCAAGTTCTCCGGAACTCTTTGTCATGCTAGAAGGTAAACACAGGGCTGGGGACCGGCGGAACAGCTGGTTGGCGGTGAAGCCCCAATGTCCTCTCCCTCCACTGGGCCACATCCTCATGATGAAAGGAGGGAGGAGTTGGTTGACATTCAAATGAGTCTCTGTTAGGTGCTAGGCAGGTTTCAGGTTGGCTTAAGGCCTAGTGGGAAGAAGGA is a window from the Rhineura floridana isolate rRhiFlo1 chromosome 22, rRhiFlo1.hap2, whole genome shotgun sequence genome containing:
- the LOC133375130 gene encoding uncharacterized protein LOC133375130 produces the protein MFASRLCLPLLLGWALLLGQPAWGTEEEEPPLGEPSEVEQSLPEEDLLMLRSPWDSDEHVARMATAQLRYMQEEAAYQPLPVSHYMKQMAVAELNKGNRYGEHFFKHLEDTQIDVKKAKGVMAYVRMIVEKTNCTREDLSGEDGPSMYTNPYLDSQNCALLPDYEKQEYDCTFPIFIEEGSRQPIPFSYDCMPVPRIATGNSKEELPGSLEK